One stretch of Toxoplasma gondii ME49 chromosome XI, whole genome shotgun sequence DNA includes these proteins:
- a CDS encoding tetratricopeptide repeat-containing protein (encoded by transcript TGME49_216050), with product MAHKTAGDPGRLVSPGSKEAGGQAFEANRAQLAELFKAAYEGDLSRLEQLLLDFSSSETGHSSKLRQASSSPPSASSLSPSSPSSGASASAFVESLSPEARKVFASTLAEFRDGRRRSALHFACAGVCRDVASLLLLLSPSLLDLRDEAEETPLLLLLKATASTPSGEKKREGLLDLLQLLLDRGADVNAKNLDGVTPLHVAAGAEDETEAREILSRLLNAGAKVDAVCATFGTPLQHAILSGRRANAQFLLDNGANPDGEAKGDSVQCALPPPLVFASSAGHAETVEMLLRAGANPSRTDGEGWTALQCAAEAGSEAGVRALLAAGADANVVTQGATAFDLALRYGHLATAALLKEAMEREDVPRRERAAPDTQVPQSPDAASEGRSERGKNAHETNSAGAAFAGEYEAEEKPAELSEDQKTKGEEAEAKKKQANELVAQSKYQEALDVYLAALQICPRIQQTRHQRAVLHANSCLMLLNLKQTPKKALEHAERAIALDPEWVRGYYRAGQALVALGDHAEAAQLYWQALMRDPGNKDISREFRATVETAKTMHQRTAN from the exons ATGGCGCACAAGACAGCAGGCGATCCAGGGCGCCTCGTGTCTCCTGGAAGCAAAGAAGCGGGGGGGCAGGCCTTTGAGGCGAATCGCGCGCAGCTTGCAGAACTGTTTAAGGCAGCCTACGAAGGCGACCTCTCCCGCCTGGAACAacttcttctcgacttctcttcctcggaaACTGGACACTCGTCTAAACTCCGCcaagcttcttcctctcctccttctgcttcatctttgtcgccttcgtcgccttcttctggagcgtctgcgtctgcctttGTAGAGTCGCTCTCGCCGGAAGCTCGGAAGGTCTTCGCTTCCACGCTGGCGGAGTTCAGAGATGGCCGGCGGCGCTCGGCTCTCCACTTTGCCTGCGCGGGTGTCTGCCGAGACGTCGCTTcgttgctgctgcttctttctccttcgctgctcgATTTGCGAGACGAAGCTGAGGAGACTCccctgcttctgcttctcaaAGCGACGGCTTCGACGCCCTCGggtgagaagaaaagggagggtCTTCTTGaccttctccagcttctcttgGATCGCGGCGCCGACGTCAATGCGAAGAACCTGGACGGCGTCACTCCCCTCCACGTCGCCGCGGGAgcggaagacgaaacagaggcaagagaaaTCCTCTCCCGGCTGCTAAACGCCGGAGCCAAG GTCGACGCGGTTTGCGCGACCTTCGGAACGCCTCTGCAGCACGCGATCCTCTCCGGGCGCCGCGCGAATGCGCAGTTTCTTTTGGACAACGGCGCGAATCCCGACGGCGAAGCGAAGGGTGACAGCGTCCAGTGCGCTCTGCCTCCTCCACTGGTCTTCGCCAGCAGCGCAGGTCACGCAGAGACGGTTGAAATGCTTCTCCGAGCAGGCGCGAATCCGAGCCGAACCGACGGAGAGGGATGGACTGCGCTGCAGTGTGCGGCCGAGGCTGGAAGCGAAGCAGGCGTCAGGGCGCTTCTCGCTGCGGGTGCGGATGCAAACGTCGTTACTCAG GGCGCGACGGCTTTCGACTTGGCTCTTCGGTACGGTCACCTGGCCACGGCGGCACTGCTGAAGGAGGCGATGGAAAGGGAAGACGTCCCCCGCAGGGAGAGGGCTGCACCGGACACACAG gTGCCCCAGTCGCCCGACGCTGCCTCGGAAGGCCGGTCCGAGCGGGGGAAAAACGCACATGAAACGAACAGTGCAGGTGCCGCGTTTGCCGGGGAGTAcgaggcggaggagaaaCCCGCAGAACTCTCAGAAGATCAAAAGAcaaaaggtgaagaagcggaggcgaagaagaaacaggcgaaCGAGCTGGTGGCCCAAAGCAAGTACCAGGAAGCTCTGGATGTCTACCTCGCT GCTTTACAAATTTGCCCTCGCATCCAGCAGACGCGACACCAGCGTGCGGTGCTGCATGCGAACAGTTGCCTGATGCTGCTGAATCTGAAGCAGACCCCCAAGAAGGCGCTAGAACACGCGGAAAGG GCGATTGCACTTGATCCAGAGTGGGTACGAGGATACTACCGAGCCGGTCAGGCgctcgtcgctctcggcgACCACGCCGAAGCGGCGCAACTGTATTGGCAGGCTCTGATGCGAGACCCCGGAAACAAAGATATTTC GCGCGAATTCAGAGCCACAGTCGAAACAGCCAAGACAATGCACCAACGCACGGCTAACTGA
- a CDS encoding hypothetical protein (encoded by transcript TGME49_216060~Predicted trans-membrane domain (TMHMM2.0):71-94), translating into MVTGGIWRPDSLPLYSRSGVSSGNASGSLPNYSRKSSSSADGTQQKLNSSRGGQPTRKRGKRRRRLSRTGRFVVVILLLLVCLWLVVLWRWMAVPATSSQSGDLHVVLDQQSAGAREPVPPVSSDEAPVVDKPDNEGDPQSRAERGIDEKVPTVHKTSVVKPEVVAPAAGGQAAVGSPAAPSASTTSSSSPSPGSQEASASQEAVDGEPGATEETKESSHKDSVPPQSTPDMSQTPPSVSELKDTETATPKPSVASSVPAPESTFATESPLSGEQQGAPKSDLEAHAPTLPESSDLSTASESKVKSRVSPLETSPEQKPASRVENRESQKGMSDAAEGDQRRKVDTEGAGAVEHGVPVKDAHSEAEGNRQKEIREAAGVRARQVDNRALASERREQLVMASEPAVGAGASRQARKGRDAGQEKRAAAHAREFRVERVHAEEHASRRAASLTAARREPQVSGVHPQASERAVRAAKADHWGLGQLDQFSEEESDEDLIPEWPRPSDPRGLVPEGPGLGDARHDSYRMQPKGRVDEVPQRRWSPVFSEERESIAASELKRAPSRGAPFVGIRGRNPVGGVLTEGAFGGARQGRHERFAAPGMVLPNTPHSNGGRPFNEWEPQGVYGVGAQRRFHENYGPEATPKRLEFRVPTVRPGFVRGEVADAEAVNRATAHAFWAAQNPQNAGVVRRERPWVDEGLSTPNKAPFYAHDRSHFPVEEEESDSEPSRQGEMALPVATRAPERTNFEPPVQQREAAPQALEGAERPGKHRSRQGEGNLKGHVWGWK; encoded by the exons ATGGTAACTGGCGGAATATGGCGTCCCGACTCCCTCCCGCTTTACAGCCGAAGCGGCGTCAGCTCGGGCAACGCGAGTGGCTCTCTTCCCAACTACAGCCGCAAGTCCAGCTCAAGTGCGGATGGTACCCAGCAGAAACTGAACAGCTCTCGCGGTGGACAACCCACGAGGAAAAGGGggaagcgacggaggcgGCTAAGCCGAACA GGCCGCTTCGTTGTTGTGATCTTACTGCTGCTCGTCTGCCTTTGGCTGGTGGTTTTGTGGAGGTGGATGGCAGTTCCAGCCACATCTTCCCAGTCTGGAGACTTGCACGTCGTGCTAGACCAGCAATCCGCTGGAGCTAGGGAGCCGGTGCCTCCTGTCTCAAGTGACGAGGCACCTGTGGTGGATAAACCGGACAACGAAGGCGATCCTCAGAGCCGTGCAGAACGAGGCATCGATGAGAAGGTACCGAcggttcacaaaacttcaGTTGTCAAGCCCGAGGTAGTCGCTCCTGCTGCAGGCGGGCAGGCAGCGGTCGGGTCGCCTGCTGCACCCAGTGCTAGCACCACCTCGagttcgtcgccttctccaggtTCGCAAGAGGCCTCCGCGTCCCAAGAAGCGGTAGACGGGGAACCAggcgcgacagaagagacgaaggaatcGTCGCACAAAGACAGCGTCCCTCCACAAAGCACGCCGGACATGTCTCAGACGCCTCCTTCCGTGAGTGAGCTgaaagacacggagacagcgacaccGAAACCGAGTGTCGCTTCAAGCGTCCCTGCGCCTGAGAGTACCTTCGCGACCGAAAGCCCTCTATCGGGGGAGCAGCAGGGAGCTCCGAAGAGTGACTtagaagcgcatgcaccaaCTCTACCGGAATCGTCGGATCTCTCAACTGCGAGTGAGTCCAAGGTGAAAAGCCGGGTATCTCCTTTGGAAACGTCACCGGAGCAGAAGCCAGCGAGTCGTGTGGAAAACCGGGAGAGTCAGAAGGGTATGAGCGATGCGGCTGAAGGCGACCAACGAAGGAAGGTGGACACCGAGGGCGCAGGCGCAGTCGAACACGGCGTCCCAGTCAAAGACGCACACTCCGAAGCAGAGGggaacagacagaaggagatACGAGAGGCTGCAGGAGTGCGAGCGCGGCAAGTGGACAACCGGGCGCTAGCGTCGGAGAGGAGGGAACAACTTGTGATGGCCTCCGAACCGGCTGTTGGAGCAGGCGCTTCAAGGCaagcgaggaagggaaggGACGCAGgtcaagaaaaaagagccgcggcgcatgcacgcgagTTCCGGGTTGAGAGAGTGCATGCTGAAGAACACGCTTCCCGTCGAGCGGCGTCATTGACTGCCGCCCGGCGTGAACCGCAAGTGTCAGGGGTCCATCCTCAAGCCAGCGAACGCGCAGTGAGAGCTGCGAAGGCGGACCATTGGGGACTCGGACAACTCGATCAATTctcggaggaagaaagtgaCGAAGATTTGATCCCGGAGTGGCCGCGTCCTTCAGATCCCCGAGGCTTAGTGCCAGAGGGCCCTGGGCTGGGAGACGCACGTCACGACTCGTACAGAATGCAGCCTAAGGGAAGAGTGGATGAGGTCCCGCAGAGGCGCTGGTCCCCGGTTTTctcagaggagagagagtctATCGCTGCGTCCGAGCTGAAGCGCGCGCCGTCCCGGGGGGCGCCCTTCGTAGGCATCCGTGGCCGCAACCCAGTGGGGGGCGTTCTAACAGAAGGTGCCTTCGGGGGTGCACGACAGGGGCGACACGAGCGTTTTGCAGCTCCAGGGATGGTCTTGCCGAACACTCCGCATTCTAACGGAGGCCGGCCCTTCAATGAGTGGGAGCCGCAGGGTGTCTATGGAGTCGGAGCGCAGAGGCGGTTCCATGAGAACTACGGACCGGAAGCGACACCCAAGCGACTCGAGTTCAGGGTACCAACAGTCAGGCCCGGTTTTGTGCGCGGCGAAGTGGCGGACGCAGAGGCTGTGAATCGGGCGacagcgcatgcgttttggGCTGCGCAAAACCCTCAGAATGCCGGGGTTGTCCGAAGAGAACGCCCTTGGGTCGATGAGGGTCTGTCCACACCTAACAAGGCGCCGTTCTACGCTCACGACAGGAGCCACTTCCcagtcgaagaggaagaaagcgacagtgAACCGTCGAGGCAAGGGGAAATGGCGCTGCCAGTCGCCACCCGAGCGCCCGAGCGCACTAACTTCGAGCCCCCTGTTCAACAAAGAGAGGCAGCTCCGCAGGCTCTCGAAGGGGCAGAACGGCCAGGGAAACACAGGTCACGGCAGGGGGAAGGCAACCTCAAAGGTCACGTGTGGGGGTGGAAGTAA
- a CDS encoding 30S ribosomal protein S15, putative (encoded by transcript TGME49_216040): MASLARRIFSPTKALGAAAKRNPLLRFDGRSSARSRASPPLPLSSSLSEASSSPRSSSRSSSRSSPLFALSTSYPSLLAASSPSSSSPLSSLSPSCPSPLPSPSPLSPPSLGGRPAAWCLDQRRGVARLKSHRYGGVVALKTRAPKSPWYIEAEKEFLNERAQVPDAYIERWHGEDLSKLSPALRRCLHLRCASSKELHSWRKLQLCRLLQRRPFDTGSPAVQLACLTEKILNVRAHLLRHFRDQQKKKVLSIWLSRRHRVMKYLYRVDFNLYKYVCQQLRIKCVRFAIPDSRDRQRAISPIAVDGDRCKFLIRQKLWKARFRPRQLKQVDGKVVRFTRHPMEQPSSAWNLPKEHRPSLSRAWPYGVREERLKGNYVIQNPTAAGLGYCPAPLFF, from the exons ATGGCTTCTCTGGCGCGTCGGATTTTCTCGCCCACCAAGGCGTTGGgggcagcagcgaagaggaatcctcttctccgcttcgaCGGGAGGTCCTCGGCCCGGTCTCGCGCTTCCCCTCCCCTTCCGCTCTCCTCGTCCCTGTCTGaagcgtcttcctctcctcgttcttcttctcgttcttcttctcgttcttctcctctcttcgctctctcgacttcttatccctcgcttctcgctgcgtcttcgccttcctcttcctctcctctctcttctctctctccttcctgtccctctcctcttccttctccctctcctctttctcctccctctctcggaGGCCGGCCAGCTGCATGGTGTTTAGACCAGAGGCGTGGAGTTGCGCGTCTGAAGAGTCATCGATACGGAGGCGTCGTCGCGTTGAAGACGAGGGCGCCGAAGTCCCCGTGGTACATCGAGGCTGAAAAGGAGTTCCTCAACGAACGCGCCCAG GTTCCCGATGCGTACATTGAGCGGTGGCATGGCGAAGACTTGTCCAAGTTATCTCCGGCGCTGCGGCGCTGTCTGCACCTGCGGTGTGCTTCGAGCAAGGAACTGCACAGCTGGCGAAAACTTCAGctttgtcgtcttcttcagaggcGTCCTTTCGATACGGGCAGCCCCGCTGTTCAAC TGGCCTGTCTGACGGAGAAGATCTTGAACGTCCGCGCGCATTTGCTGAGGCATTTCCGAGaccagcagaagaagaaagttcTTTCCATCTGGCTGTCCAGGCGACACCGCGTCATGAAATATCTTTACAGAGTTGATTTCAACCTCTACAAATACGTCTGCCAGCAACTCA gaaTCAAATGCGTTCGCTTTGCCATTCCGGACTCGAGAGATCGCCAGCGA GCCATCAGTCCCATTGCTGTGGACGGAGATCGCTGCAAGTTTCTGATTCGGCAGAAACTCTGGAAGG CTCGCTTTCGTCCTCGACAACTCAAACAGGTAGACGGGAAGGTAGTTCGGTTCACTCGACACCCTATGGAGCAGCCGTCGAGCGCTTGGAACC TTCCGAAGGAGCACAGACCCTCTCTCAGTCGAGCATGGCCCTACGGTGTgcgggaggagagactcAAGGGGAACTACGTCATCCAGAATCCGACAGCTGCAGGCCTCGGCTACTGTCCTgcgcctcttttcttctga
- a CDS encoding hypothetical protein (encoded by transcript TGME49_216053~Signal peptide predicted by SignalP 2.0 HMM (probability 0.832) with cleavage site probability 0.298 at residue 24), with protein MASRRLCIHLLIGLHYIWMHVASCILTAETTAHVAHEEMQVDEQKVPPTSLRYPSSTAASSLATSSAERTGADHLIHVLRHQAQTQHPNSVGVRGKKNPPTDQTPSRSVPRSVTSPLAAIINTADLRRAQEARLEKWLQLAATGAFNDLAWGCLNRTANGSQMSQACVLQWEAQFCIANYLLIDALNSRRRYSRDNWLANDGSWDGLNEMTRLCQPQVYDWSTKRTADCRRAAAALRTSFPPTECVKLSSVSGYALISANLSVVRFCPMASLLISLFGFMCAQMAGA; from the exons ATGGCCAGCCGGAGACTATGCATTCACCTCCTCATTGGCCTCCACTATATCTGGATGCACGTAGCCTCTTGCATCCTCACAGCAGAGACGACCG CACATGTAGCGCATGAAGAAATGCAGGTTGACGAACAGAAGGTGCCTCCAACGTCTCTTCGGTACCCTTCCTCAaccgctgcttcttctctggcaACCAGCTCGGCAGAACGAACCGGAGCAGACCACCTCATTCATGTACTAAGGCATCAGGCTCAAACACAGCATCCCAATAGTGTTGGTGTACGCGGGAAAAAAAATCCTCCGACCGATCAAACACCATCCAGGAGCGTTCCTCGTTCAGTTACCAGTCCCTTAGCCGCTATTATAAACACTGCAGATCTCCGGAGAGCTCAAGAAGCGCGGCTTGAAAAATGGCTTCAGCTCGCTGCTACTGGCGCCTTCAATGATCTGGCGTGGGGATGCCTTAACAGAACTGCGAACGGTAGTCAGATGTCGCAGGCCTGTGTACTTCAGTGGGAGGCACAGTTCTGCATTGCAAACTACTTGCTGATAGATGCCTTGAATTCTCGCCGAAGGTATTCACGAGATAACTGGCTTGCAAACGACGGCTCGTGGGACGGGTTGAACGAAATGACCCGGCTCTGCCAACCACAGGTGTACGATTGGTCAACGAAACGAACTGCGGATTGTAGAAGGGCCGCGGCAGCTCTGAGAACATCATTCCCACCAACGGAGTGCGT AAAGCTTTCAAGCGTATCAGGCTACGCTTTAATTTCCGCCAACCTCAGTGTGGTGCGCTTTTGCCCGAtggcgtctctcctcatcAGTCTTTTCGGTTTTATGTGTGCGCAAATGGCTGGCGCTTAA
- a CDS encoding hypothetical protein (encoded by transcript TGME49_216055~Signal peptide predicted by SignalP 2.0 HMM (probability 0.916) with cleavage site probability 0.826 at residue 22): MSSTVRKVLCIIPALSASGSRATFHTGQRHGPSVSLHGVGRLSETLPRFVMGTCRQKGPSQTPTGLQTSGSHAQSAACFVHSGVAVPRSSPSTRGSVDSCAWASALLASPPLWSGSFVSGQLPLLALHFCQGRSMKTAAEKDPQAKSNSRRPYSPKVRWLAEQLVNLSQEEADSVCSSLKERMTAVSNTQSGDQKGWTPQTPGNFTYFPHPLGIFAATTGSLRVVGVGMPRLPAVAMSIIHASRQDDSEKTGASEATSPPVKAASESAADTSAPDLERTSQEAAGTSP, from the exons ATGAGTTCGACCGTCCGTAAGGTCTTGTGCATCATCCCTGCCTTATCTGCCTCTGGAAGCCGGGCAACCTTCCACACTGGGCAGCGCCATGGCCCGTCGGTCAGCCTCCACGGGGTGGGGCGACTCTCCGAAACCCTGCCCCGTTTTGTGATGGGAACTTGTCGGCAAAAAGGACCGTCGCAAACACCCACTGGACTTCAGACGTCGGGATCTCACGCACAGTCGGCCGCATGTTTTGTCCACAGTGGCGTGGCTGTGCCAAGGTCGTCGCCGTCGACCCGTGGCTCTGTTGACTCCTGCGCCTGGGCCTCCGCGTTGCTGGCTTCCCCTCCACTGTGGAGCGGTTCCTTTGTATCCGGCCAGCtacctcttctcgctctgcacTTCTGTCAAGGCCGGTCCATGAAGACGGCTGCGGAAAAAGATCCGCAGGCGAAGAGCAATTCGCGGCGGCCGTACTCCCCAAAGGTCAGGTGGCTCGCTGAGCAACTAGTGAACCTGTCCCAGGAGGAGGCGGACTCAGTGTGTTCATCGTTGAAGGAGCGGATGACGGCAGTTTCTAACACGCAGTCTGGGGACCAGAAAGGATGGACACCCCAAACCCCAGGGAACTTCACATATTTCCCTCACCCTCTTGGGATCTTCGCGGCCACCACAGGGTCGCTCCGCGTCGTTGGCGTAGGAATGCCACGCCTTCCAGCGGTGGCGATGTCTATCATTCACGCTTCGAGACAA GATGACTCAGAGAAGACCGGAGCATCAGAGGCTACTTCGCCTCCGGTCAAAGCAGCATCGGAGTCGGCTGCAGATACCTCAGCACCTGACTTGGAGCGGACCAGCCAAGAAGCAGCCGGAACGTCACCATAG